Within the Polaribacter pectinis genome, the region TTAGATACTTCTCAAGATGTGCTATTAGAAAAACCAGCAGATTATCAATTCTTTGTTGAACCAAAAAAAGATAATAGAGATATTCAAAGAATTATTTCAGCATATTTAAAGAAAATTAATAGCCATTAATTTATTAATCTAAACAAAAAAAGAGAGGCTAAAAAAGCCCCTCTCTTACTAACTAATCAATTAAACTACTGTAATTGAGCTACTAAATAATTTATTAAATCTCTTGTTGTTACAATTCCAACCAATTCACCATCTTCTACCACAGGTAGCGCATGAAACTCTTTCTTTGTAAGTAATTCTGCCACTTCTTTAATTGTAGCATAAGGTGGTACCATAATTACATTCTTTGCCATTACTTGTTCTATTGTAAAGGTATTATAAACATAAGTTTCCACTCCTTTTTCATCATCTGTTACGTCTGAATATCCTATTTTTAGAATATCTGTATAACTTAACATTCCTATAATTTCCTTATCTTTTACAACTGGAATATGCTTAATTTTATTCTCTAAAAATAATTTTTCTGCAGTTACTAAATCATCACTTATATTTAGTGTTACCAAATCTGTTGCCATTATTGCTGATACAGGTGTTCTTTTTTTCATGATATTTTCTTTTAATTTCTATATCAAATTTCTTAATTTATTAGAATATAAAAGATGATTTTTATCAGTTAAAAGAAAGAATTTTTATAATATCTTATAAAGATAAAAAGCTTAAGAAATTTAATTCTTAAGCTTTTATGAATACTATAACTTTACTGATTTTTTTTTAATATTAAAGCCCTGAATAAAAGGTGGGATTAAAATTTTTTGGGGAAATTTTAAAAATTGCATTAAAAGATAAAATGTTTAAAAAAGATCTTTTAAGAACCACCTTTTAGTTGGTTTTTTTATAAAACAAAAGCAACAAGCTCTATTTAGAGTTCGTTGCTTTTTTGTTTTTTTATAATAGTTATTCAATAACTATTTTCTTGCTAATTTTTCCTTTGTTGGTATATACATTAACAATGTAAATCTGGTTGACTAAATTTTTAGTTTCTAGTCTGTTCTCTGGTTTAGATTCTAGGTTTTTCCATTGTGCTACTTTTTGTCCAAGTATGTTAAACAATTGCACTTTGGTAATCTCTAGGTTATCTAAATTCTGAATCACCATTTCTTTATTCGCGTTGTCCATAAACACAGCGATTGTTTTCTGTAATTCTTCATTGATGTTATCATCTACACCTAAAGTAGAATTCTCTACAAAAGATAACACAAATCTGTCTGTGTAAGTACCTTTTTCTAATTGGTATACAGCACTTTTATCGTTTATTTGCTGTGTTTCTCCTGTAAGCTTGTCTTTGATAAATACATCTTGATTGTTAATGTATTTCATCTCATCAATTGTAATGGTAATTAAACCATTTTTATTCATGATTACTTCTAAAGGAACTTCTAAATCATTAGAGATTTCTTGCACTCCTGTAATTACATAGCCTAATTCATCATTTGGAAACTTCCAATAGAAATCCGTAGTATTGGTATCATACATTTCAGAGTCATATCCTTTTTCAAAGGCAAAAGAATTTGATGAATGAAAAGAGGCTCCAATTTGACGGTGAAGGTTTGTTCCTTGGTCGTCTTGGTAGTTCATTCCTAGTTTTATAATAGGTAACTCAAATCCAGTAGTCTCATCAGATTTAGCACTTTCACCTCTTAAGAATACAGAAGAACCTGTTCCTTCTGTTTTAAATTCTCTTTGACTGTTGTTAAAGACAATTGGGCCACCATCTGTTGCATCTCCTTGTACAAAGAATCCTTGTCCAATGGCAATGTAAGGTTCTGGAGCCGTGTAAGAATCTGCATATTGGCTACCACCTGTACTTGGTGCACATACAATTTTCCCATCATCTTTAAAGATGACACTGTCTACGAAAAAGTCGTTGGTGTCGTTAGAGGTTAATGTAACATCACTACCAGGTTCTATACATATAATTACATAACCCTCGTCATAAGAACCATCTGTATGTTGAAATACAAAGTTTCCTTTATCAGCATTGTCTATTTTAATTTTTATGTTTTTATCTACCATAGATTTGTACACAACTCTTAAAGTATCTAAACCTCTAGAGATGTTAGAGAACTTTACAAAGCTAGTATTGGTGTTCATGTTTGCTACATCTAAAGCTTGATCTTGTGTAATAGAAACATTATACTCATCTGCATCTTCTACTTCTACAGTATACTCAAAAGGAGCATTTGCAGAAGGGTCATTTGCAGTAACCCCCATAGAGATATTTCTTGTAGCATACCCACCAATGTATCCTGCAAAATTATGTCCGGCAGAACCTTCGTCAACAGTACTTTCTGACACATGCTGCCAAAAATATAATGTTGCATTGGTAGAGTTTATATTGTCTTCAATAAACTTCTTAACACTCATTGCAGACGGGAATGGGTTTCCTATTAAATAAGACTCATTAGCCCCTACAGGCGCAACCGTATTAAAGTTACCATCGTTAGGAGTTCCTAAAAACGTGTAGTTTTGTGGTCTTCCTGGTCCTTTAAAGATATATCCGTCTCCTTTATCTAAAGGAAGTCCTCTATATTTATGAGCCCAATTAGATCTTCCGTTAGATCCTGGTGAATATGAATATACCCAGTGTTCTGCTAGCGTAATAGGATCTGTTGTTGCTCCATCATAACCTCCAACGAAAGTAATGTCTTTAGCAATCGTTCCAATACTAGATGTAGCATCTAAAGGTGTTGTTCCGTCTTTTAAAACAGTTTCTAAAGAGTAGGTGTTTGCTCCAATAGTATTTACTGGAGAACTCATGTAATTGTATCTATACAAACTAGGTACTGTTGAGTTTTGGTCTACTAATAGTTTTCCACTACCAGATACTTTAGTTGTTCCTGTATGGGTTTGTATCAATTGTGAAGTACCTACTAAACGAATCTCATCATTAGAATTTGTTAAAGTGATGTCATTAGTAACTACTAATAACTCATCTGTAACTGCTA harbors:
- a CDS encoding CBS domain-containing protein, with the translated sequence MKKRTPVSAIMATDLVTLNISDDLVTAEKLFLENKIKHIPVVKDKEIIGMLSYTDILKIGYSDVTDDEKGVETYVYNTFTIEQVMAKNVIMVPPYATIKEVAELLTKKEFHALPVVEDGELVGIVTTRDLINYLVAQLQ
- a CDS encoding T9SS type A sorting domain-containing protein — translated: MMVKPNSYTKGDADGDGKLNHLDLDADNDGITDIVEAGGTDVDRDGLEDAFVDADNDGFNDVVDGDPTNALATGTDTAGANTSNATIVTGADTDNDGKPNTYPNGDLDTDGNLNHLDIDADNDGIPDNVEGQPSKGYITPSGQGTGITDVNNNGVDDVYEDIPNNLVGLLTENTDITNDAIPDYLDTDSDNDGILDIAENGVPAHNVLSGGDVDGDGLYDIFDENNDSSISGSTVNDNHNPPSVADLGDVDNDFNTIGDFDYRDTGANGTPMITQVYQFGSERWIEITNISTTNSIPANLIKIQLYKDKTGDQLGVLPDVNFIVPAVLDPGESVLFRNSSNVITNFDNSEPARVITNDALTDIGGANDIITLSAITDKGSYNFRYDAVSGFADKTSYVRIDETLVPNKDYTPSEWVVFVNDIVTDPDYLDPYKLLGDGGPERHPHDPLISEIINSNTDANTRLGLHRINVTTRTGNVWNNGFPDRSRHTVVEENYNHIGSRLSARKLVVNNNSKLAVTDELLVVTNDITLTNSNDEIRLVGTSQLIQTHTGTTKVSGSGKLLVDQNSTVPSLYRYNYMSSPVNTIGANTYSLETVLKDGTTPLDATSSIGTIAKDITFVGGYDGATTDPITLAEHWVYSYSPGSNGRSNWAHKYRGLPLDKGDGYIFKGPGRPQNYTFLGTPNDGNFNTVAPVGANESYLIGNPFPSAMSVKKFIEDNINSTNATLYFWQHVSESTVDEGSAGHNFAGYIGGYATRNISMGVTANDPSANAPFEYTVEVEDADEYNVSITQDQALDVANMNTNTSFVKFSNISRGLDTLRVVYKSMVDKNIKIKIDNADKGNFVFQHTDGSYDEGYVIICIEPGSDVTLTSNDTNDFFVDSVIFKDDGKIVCAPSTGGSQYADSYTAPEPYIAIGQGFFVQGDATDGGPIVFNNSQREFKTEGTGSSVFLRGESAKSDETTGFELPIIKLGMNYQDDQGTNLHRQIGASFHSSNSFAFEKGYDSEMYDTNTTDFYWKFPNDELGYVITGVQEISNDLEVPLEVIMNKNGLITITIDEMKYINNQDVFIKDKLTGETQQINDKSAVYQLEKGTYTDRFVLSFVENSTLGVDDNINEELQKTIAVFMDNANKEMVIQNLDNLEITKVQLFNILGQKVAQWKNLESKPENRLETKNLVNQIYIVNVYTNKGKISKKIVIE